One Euphorbia lathyris chromosome 1, ddEupLath1.1, whole genome shotgun sequence DNA segment encodes these proteins:
- the LOC136222086 gene encoding protein ALP1-like isoform X3 yields MTVTSNRPRATIHRSSFSAELHHSHSKFYPYFKDCVGAIDGTHVRVKVSNTEAPRYRGRKEYPTQNVLAACTFDLKFTYVLAGWEGTASDSRIIKHALSREFPLKMPEGKYYLVDAGFMLRRGLITPYRGERYHLKEYSRNAPRNARELFNLRHASLRNAIERCFGVLKKRFPIIGSGTEPNYCVNTQNKIIVACCILHNYMIGVDPNDAILEQVDEEILNWNNSEDEQHNARENNEETRQGEIVRDLIAADMWVDYIR; encoded by the exons CGGAACTCCATCACAG CCACAGCAAATTCTACCCATATTTTAAG GATTGTGTTGGTGCTATTGATGGAACACATGTTCGAGTGAAGGTGTCGAATACAGAAGCTCCTAGATATCGTGGGAGGAAAGAATACCCAACACAAAATGTTTTGGCTGCGTGCACATTTGATTTGAAATTTACTTATGTGCTAGCTGGGTGGGAAGGGACAGCATCCGATTCCAGGATAATTAAACATGCATTAAGCAGAGAATTTCCCTTAAAAATGCCTGAAG GAAAATATTATCTTGTCGATGCTGGATTCATGTTGAGGAGAGGACTTATTACACCGTATCGAGGGGAACGATATCACTTGAAAGAGTATTCAAGAAATGCACCGCGAAATGCACGTGAGCTGTTCAATCTACGACATGCATCTTTGCGTAATGCTATTGAGCGGTGTTTTGGAGTACTTAAGAAGCGATTCCCTATAATAGGAAGCGGAACAGAGCCAAATTATTGTGTCAATACACAAAATAAGATAATTGTTGCATGTTGTATTTTGCATAATTATATGATTGGTGTGGACCCAAACGATGCAATACTTGAACAAGTGGATGAGGAAATTCTCAATTGGAACAATTCAGAAGATGAACAACATAATGCAAgggaaaataatgaagaaactAGACAAGGAGAGATAGTGAGAGATTTAATAGCAGCTGATATGTGGGTTGATTATATTCGATGA
- the LOC136222086 gene encoding protein ALP1-like isoform X2 — protein sequence MTVTSNRPRATIHRSSFSAELHHREGGLRPTIQASVEEQVIKTLWLLGHNVSQRELALIFRRSSETVSRHFHNVLDAIIELFFKQPDGTHIPFEIFSHSKFYPYFKDCVGAIDGTHVRVKVSNTEAPRYRGRKEYPTQNVLAACTFDLKFTYVLAGWEGTASDSRIIKHALSREFPLKMPEGKYYLVDAGFMLRRGLITPYRGERYHLKEYSRNAPRNARELFNLRHASLRNAIERCFGVLKKRFPIIGSGTEPNYCVNTQNKIIVACCILHNYMIGVDPNDAILEQVDEEILNWNNSEDEQHNARENNEETRQGEIVRDLIAADMWVDYIR from the exons CGGAACTCCATCACAG AGAGGGCGGTCTTAGACCAACTATACAAGCAAGCGTTGAAGAACAAGTTATAAAAACACTTTGGTTACTAGGACACAATGTATCTCAACGCGAACTTGCACTCATCTTTCGCCGTTCATCTGAGACAGTAAGTCGACATTTTCATAATGTGTTAGATGCTATAATCGAACTTTTTTTCAAACAACCTGATGGTACACACATTCCCTTTGAAATATTCAGCCACAGCAAATTCTACCCATATTTTAAG GATTGTGTTGGTGCTATTGATGGAACACATGTTCGAGTGAAGGTGTCGAATACAGAAGCTCCTAGATATCGTGGGAGGAAAGAATACCCAACACAAAATGTTTTGGCTGCGTGCACATTTGATTTGAAATTTACTTATGTGCTAGCTGGGTGGGAAGGGACAGCATCCGATTCCAGGATAATTAAACATGCATTAAGCAGAGAATTTCCCTTAAAAATGCCTGAAG GAAAATATTATCTTGTCGATGCTGGATTCATGTTGAGGAGAGGACTTATTACACCGTATCGAGGGGAACGATATCACTTGAAAGAGTATTCAAGAAATGCACCGCGAAATGCACGTGAGCTGTTCAATCTACGACATGCATCTTTGCGTAATGCTATTGAGCGGTGTTTTGGAGTACTTAAGAAGCGATTCCCTATAATAGGAAGCGGAACAGAGCCAAATTATTGTGTCAATACACAAAATAAGATAATTGTTGCATGTTGTATTTTGCATAATTATATGATTGGTGTGGACCCAAACGATGCAATACTTGAACAAGTGGATGAGGAAATTCTCAATTGGAACAATTCAGAAGATGAACAACATAATGCAAgggaaaataatgaagaaactAGACAAGGAGAGATAGTGAGAGATTTAATAGCAGCTGATATGTGGGTTGATTATATTCGATGA
- the LOC136222086 gene encoding protein ALP1-like isoform X1 yields MEFSCCQYFYASAQVMIIYFIKMDDKVKLIILMHHLYKLAGAQVVCVDACWYMRRRRLLRNNIAHMTHEIKLESERVRGEILDHLSSSNLCHNVIRISYSGFTGLCDLLIREGGLRPTIQASVEEQVIKTLWLLGHNVSQRELALIFRRSSETVSRHFHNVLDAIIELFFKQPDGTHIPFEIFSHSKFYPYFKDCVGAIDGTHVRVKVSNTEAPRYRGRKEYPTQNVLAACTFDLKFTYVLAGWEGTASDSRIIKHALSREFPLKMPEGKYYLVDAGFMLRRGLITPYRGERYHLKEYSRNAPRNARELFNLRHASLRNAIERCFGVLKKRFPIIGSGTEPNYCVNTQNKIIVACCILHNYMIGVDPNDAILEQVDEEILNWNNSEDEQHNARENNEETRQGEIVRDLIAADMWVDYIR; encoded by the exons ATGGAATTTTCTTGTTGTCAATATTTTTATGCTAGTGCTCAAGTAATGATTATCTATTTTATTAAGATGGATGACAAAGTGAAACTTATCATATTAATGcatcatttatataaattaGCCGGAGCTCAAGTTGTTTGTGTTGATGCTTGTTGGTATATGAGACGTAGACGTCTACTTAGGAACAATATAGCTCATATGACACATGAAATTAAGCTTGAAAGTGAACGAGTACGAGGTGAAATATTGGATCATCTATCTTCAAGCAACCTCTGTCATAATGTGATAAGAATAAGTTATAGTGGGTTTACTGGGTTGTGTGATTTATTAATTAGAGAGGGCGGTCTTAGACCAACTATACAAGCAAGCGTTGAAGAACAAGTTATAAAAACACTTTGGTTACTAGGACACAATGTATCTCAACGCGAACTTGCACTCATCTTTCGCCGTTCATCTGAGACAGTAAGTCGACATTTTCATAATGTGTTAGATGCTATAATCGAACTTTTTTTCAAACAACCTGATGGTACACACATTCCCTTTGAAATATTCAGCCACAGCAAATTCTACCCATATTTTAAG GATTGTGTTGGTGCTATTGATGGAACACATGTTCGAGTGAAGGTGTCGAATACAGAAGCTCCTAGATATCGTGGGAGGAAAGAATACCCAACACAAAATGTTTTGGCTGCGTGCACATTTGATTTGAAATTTACTTATGTGCTAGCTGGGTGGGAAGGGACAGCATCCGATTCCAGGATAATTAAACATGCATTAAGCAGAGAATTTCCCTTAAAAATGCCTGAAG GAAAATATTATCTTGTCGATGCTGGATTCATGTTGAGGAGAGGACTTATTACACCGTATCGAGGGGAACGATATCACTTGAAAGAGTATTCAAGAAATGCACCGCGAAATGCACGTGAGCTGTTCAATCTACGACATGCATCTTTGCGTAATGCTATTGAGCGGTGTTTTGGAGTACTTAAGAAGCGATTCCCTATAATAGGAAGCGGAACAGAGCCAAATTATTGTGTCAATACACAAAATAAGATAATTGTTGCATGTTGTATTTTGCATAATTATATGATTGGTGTGGACCCAAACGATGCAATACTTGAACAAGTGGATGAGGAAATTCTCAATTGGAACAATTCAGAAGATGAACAACATAATGCAAgggaaaataatgaagaaactAGACAAGGAGAGATAGTGAGAGATTTAATAGCAGCTGATATGTGGGTTGATTATATTCGATGA